In a genomic window of Wyeomyia smithii strain HCP4-BCI-WySm-NY-G18 chromosome 1, ASM2978416v1, whole genome shotgun sequence:
- the LOC129717521 gene encoding uncharacterized protein LOC129717521 has product MWSGEQMEDKLHDRAFVENYFENLNDLSKKIALDIEEIKATYEHIWDDLSSDEQTEIINETLIKPELTLKYFDNFSTSSDSFKNIIDGEDDNSDDRKVNLYDGRSLQTFQHLKTGRKVIHDESIGLFRDEHSAPFSHKTKSQINLSIFPLEKEKPTERRLDLAKKLEKMKTEKPNKTGQDTLKITGIAKNSDNDLSYNNNNNLTRGIKSTDQTNFLANFICGQTGGPVLVSNASISGSDEADGQSLENIGFDDDKINLFRNSSRSDSLHQVRSSSVEEDDKNFDELNSLLGNSKGFDFLNNW; this is encoded by the exons ATGTGGAGTGGGGAGCAG ATGGAGGATAAATTACATGATCGTGCGTTCGTAGAGAACTACTTCGAAAATCTGAATGATTTatctaaaaaaattgctttagaTATTGAGGAAATAAAAGCAACATACGAACATATCTGGGATGATCTCAGCTCCGACGAACAAACAGAAATTAtaaatgaaactttgatcaaaccAGAATTGACACTGAAATATTTTGATAACTTTTCTACTTCTTCCGATTCGTTCAAGAACATTATTGACGGTGAAGACGATAATAGTGACGACCGGAAAGTCAATTTGTACGATGGTAGATCATTGCAAACCTTTCAGCACTTAAAAACAGGAAGGAAAGTGATTCACGACGAATCTATTGGTTTGTTCCGAGACGAGCACTCTGCACCTTTCTCGCACAAAACTAAAAGTCAAATTAATTTGTCCATATTTCCACTGGAAAAGGAGAAACCAACCGAAAGGCGATTAGATCTTGCGAAAaagctggaaaaaatgaaaacagaaaaaccAAATAAAACTGGACAAGATACTTTGAAAATAACCGGAATAGCCAAAAATAGTGACAATGATCTGTcgtacaataataataataatttaacaCGAGGAATCAAATCAACCGATCAAACTAATTTTCTTGCCAACTTCATATGTGGCCAGACTGGAGGACCAGTGTTGGTCTCTAATGCTTCAATAAGCGGAAGTGATGAAGCAGACGGTCAGTCACTTGAGAATATAGGTTTCGATGAtgataaaataaatttgtttaggAATAGCTCCAGAAGCGACAGTCTTCATCAAGTACGATCTTCTTCTGTTGAGGAAGATGATAAGAACTTTGATGAACTGAACAGTTTGCTAGGCAACAGCAAAGGTTTTGATTTTCTCAATAATTGGTGA